The Paenibacillus uliginis N3/975 genome has a window encoding:
- the cysW gene encoding sulfate ABC transporter permease subunit CysW, which produces MAGTVPMARGIPGSVPSSPASAEKVWVKWTLISAAGMVLLWLIVLPLLTVLTEALKKGWDVYTAALSDPDALSALRLTLLVAVITVPLNTIFGVIAAWSITKFSFKGKGLLITLIDLPFAVSPVIGGLIFVLVFGRQGWLGPWLDGHDIKIIFALPGIVLATLFVTFPFVAKELIPLMEDQGTKEEEAAVTLGAGGWHIFWRVTLPNIKWGLLYGIILCNARAMGEFGAVSVVSGHIRGETNTLPLHVEILYNEYQFSVSFAVASLLLLLALITLLLKNWLSRKSAH; this is translated from the coding sequence ATGGCAGGAACCGTACCGATGGCACGGGGAATACCCGGCAGCGTCCCTTCCTCTCCGGCATCAGCGGAGAAAGTGTGGGTGAAATGGACCTTGATCAGTGCGGCGGGTATGGTGCTGCTGTGGCTGATCGTGTTGCCGCTTTTGACCGTACTAACCGAGGCGCTGAAAAAGGGTTGGGACGTTTACACCGCGGCACTGTCCGATCCCGATGCGTTGTCGGCGCTACGGCTGACGCTGCTCGTGGCAGTCATCACCGTTCCGCTGAATACGATATTCGGCGTCATTGCAGCTTGGAGTATAACGAAATTCAGCTTTAAAGGAAAAGGATTGCTGATTACACTGATTGATCTGCCTTTTGCTGTCTCTCCCGTGATAGGCGGATTAATCTTTGTTCTGGTTTTTGGACGGCAGGGATGGCTCGGACCATGGCTGGATGGGCATGACATCAAGATTATATTCGCCCTACCGGGCATCGTCCTCGCCACCCTGTTTGTTACCTTTCCGTTCGTTGCGAAGGAACTGATTCCGTTAATGGAGGATCAGGGGACGAAGGAGGAGGAGGCAGCGGTAACCCTTGGAGCAGGCGGTTGGCACATATTCTGGCGGGTTACGTTGCCGAACATCAAGTGGGGACTTCTGTATGGTATCATCCTGTGTAACGCGAGAGCTATGGGAGAATTCGGTGCGGTATCTGTCGTATCCGGTCACATCCGGGGGGAGACGAATACATTGCCGCTTCATGTAGAAATATTGTATAACGAATACCAATTCTCGGTATCCTTCGCGGTAGCGTCTCTGCTTCTGCTTCTGGCTCTCATTACATTGCTGCTCAAAAATTGGTTATCACGAAAAAGTGCCCATTGA
- the cysT gene encoding sulfate ABC transporter permease subunit CysT, protein MAILQAKSRGRRRVLPGFGIGMGFTVFYMSLVVLVPLSALLLNHTGLTWGKFWEIAADPRVLASYKVSLGTAALAALIDTILGLLLAWVLVRYEFPGKQLWDALIDLPFALPTAVAGVALTAIYSANGWIGSLLEPLGIKVAFTPLGITLALMFIGIPFVVRTVQPVLQDAERDAEEAAATLGAGRWRTFRTVIFPALIPPLLTGFALAFARGIGEYGSVVFISGNMPMKTEIAPLLIMSKLEQFDYAGATAVALLLLLISFLMLLGINLLQHWTRKTAR, encoded by the coding sequence ATGGCTATACTTCAGGCAAAGAGCAGAGGCAGGCGCCGAGTGCTTCCTGGCTTTGGAATCGGAATGGGATTCACTGTGTTTTACATGAGTCTGGTTGTATTGGTGCCGCTATCTGCTCTGCTGCTGAACCATACAGGACTCACCTGGGGCAAGTTCTGGGAAATTGCGGCCGATCCACGTGTACTGGCATCTTATAAGGTCAGTCTTGGAACGGCAGCGCTGGCTGCCTTGATCGATACGATACTCGGATTGCTGCTGGCCTGGGTACTTGTGCGGTATGAGTTCCCCGGTAAGCAGCTCTGGGATGCACTGATTGACCTCCCGTTTGCCCTCCCGACCGCTGTGGCGGGAGTTGCGCTTACAGCCATATATTCCGCAAACGGTTGGATCGGATCTCTTCTCGAGCCGCTCGGAATCAAGGTGGCCTTCACGCCGCTTGGCATTACACTGGCGCTGATGTTCATTGGTATCCCGTTCGTGGTAAGGACTGTTCAACCGGTTCTGCAGGATGCAGAGCGGGATGCCGAGGAAGCGGCGGCTACGCTCGGGGCGGGACGTTGGCGGACATTCCGCACAGTAATCTTTCCTGCGCTCATTCCACCGCTCTTGACGGGATTTGCATTGGCCTTCGCGCGGGGCATTGGAGAGTACGGCTCGGTGGTGTTTATCTCCGGTAATATGCCGATGAAGACCGAGATCGCCCCGCTGCTCATTATGTCGAAGCTAGAGCAGTTTGACTATGCCGGAGCCACGGCTGTGGCGCTGCTACTCTTACTCATCTCTTTCCTGATGCTTCTGGGCATTAATCTATTACAGCATTGGACGCGGAAGACCGCTCGCTAA
- a CDS encoding DUF4188 domain-containing protein, translated as MGKVIPGRYTAQMDGSFVVFIIGMRVNRLWAIHKWLPVFRAMGPMMRELYTNREIGFLDGSVHLSWRGVSLIQYWRSFEELEHYARHGDNHLKAWKNFNRSIGTDGTVGIYHETYMVQQGQHESVYNNMPIFGLAKAGHHIPATGRKETASRRLGRDSEPAVPTPPNPLQRG; from the coding sequence ATGGGTAAAGTGATACCAGGCCGCTATACGGCCCAGATGGATGGTTCGTTTGTTGTGTTTATTATCGGAATGCGGGTCAACCGCCTGTGGGCAATCCACAAATGGCTGCCGGTCTTTCGGGCTATGGGGCCCATGATGCGAGAGCTTTATACGAATCGGGAGATTGGTTTTCTGGATGGGAGCGTACATTTATCTTGGCGCGGCGTAAGCCTCATCCAATATTGGAGATCCTTCGAGGAGCTCGAACATTATGCGCGACATGGAGACAATCATCTTAAAGCTTGGAAAAATTTCAACCGCAGCATTGGAACAGACGGCACCGTCGGTATTTATCATGAAACGTATATGGTGCAGCAGGGTCAACACGAGTCTGTATATAACAACATGCCGATATTCGGACTAGCTAAAGCAGGCCATCACATTCCGGCAACTGGAAGAAAAGAAACGGCGAGCCGCAGACTCGGCCGGGATAGCGAACCTGCTGTACCCACTCCGCCGAATCCTCTACAGCGCGGATGA
- a CDS encoding TetR/AcrR family transcriptional regulator, which yields MNQPHIPLRELKKAKTRIALYEAAMSLIGDRVFREVMLDDICRMAEVSRVTYFNLFRKKEDLLLYFMRIWLTGRIIDIQEQQLRGFEAVRHLYRHIAEQSREKAGIMPSLIAFLSEMKMHPCMPELSQAEVQLLFPGHEELGAESPDMFALFERCMSEAAQDGTLKPGVPIPEAIQFLFMVFYGAFLTSQLYASDDIGFFYEAQLKLIEN from the coding sequence ATGAACCAACCTCATATTCCCTTACGGGAACTCAAAAAAGCCAAAACAAGAATAGCCTTGTACGAGGCCGCGATGTCACTGATCGGAGACCGCGTGTTCCGTGAAGTCATGCTGGACGACATTTGCCGGATGGCAGAGGTATCACGGGTAACCTACTTCAACCTGTTCCGCAAAAAAGAAGATCTGCTTCTGTATTTCATGCGAATCTGGCTGACGGGCAGGATCATCGACATCCAAGAGCAGCAACTTCGCGGTTTTGAAGCAGTTCGGCATCTATATCGCCATATTGCAGAACAGTCACGGGAAAAAGCCGGAATTATGCCAAGCCTGATTGCCTTTTTGTCGGAAATGAAAATGCATCCGTGTATGCCGGAACTCAGTCAAGCTGAAGTTCAGCTTCTGTTTCCCGGTCATGAGGAGCTTGGCGCCGAATCTCCCGATATGTTTGCTCTATTTGAACGTTGTATGTCAGAGGCCGCTCAAGATGGCACACTAAAACCCGGGGTTCCCATACCGGAAGCTATACAGTTTCTGTTTATGGTGTTTTATGGCGCTTTTCTTACTTCACAGCTCTACGCTTCGGATGATATTGGATTCTTTTATGAAGCCCAGCTTAAATTGATTGAGAATTAG
- a CDS encoding YezD family protein has translation MAKPLKVDETWLERIAGLLDDMEFGSLHIVVHEGQIVQMERTERKRFGNTSSGAVPPEKSSRISARQQTPRSGTK, from the coding sequence ATGGCGAAACCTTTAAAAGTGGATGAAACGTGGCTGGAACGTATTGCAGGCCTTCTGGACGATATGGAGTTCGGTTCGCTGCATATCGTTGTGCATGAGGGACAGATCGTTCAGATGGAACGCACGGAGCGCAAGCGTTTTGGGAATACGTCCTCTGGCGCCGTCCCACCGGAAAAGTCCAGCCGGATTTCAGCCAGGCAGCAAACACCTCGTTCGGGTACGAAGTAG